The genomic region GGCACCCTGCGCAACCAGAACGGCGTCACGATCGACAATATCGCCACCAGCCAGGGCCTGCGCCTCACGCTGGCTCCGAGCGGGGTCAACATCACCCTCACGCAGTAGACCCGGCCTGTCCCCGACCTACCGCGAGCCACGATCCGCGAGCGGCAGCATCCGTGGCGCGACCGCAGACGGAAGCGGCTACGCCAATGCCAGGGCCTGTGTGCGCACCAACCTCGCGTACAGGCCGTCGCGCTCCATCAACGTGGCATGCGTGCCCTGCTCGACCGCGCGGCCCTCGGCGAGCACCACCACGAGATCGGCGTCGCGCACGGTGGACAGCCGGTGCGCCACCACGATGGTGGTGCGGCCCCGGCGCAGCCGCGCCAGGGCTTCGGCCACCCGTGACTCGCTTTCGGAATCGAGCGCGCTGGTGGCCTCGTCGAGCAGCAGCACGCGCGGGTTGCGCAGCAGCGCGCGCGCGAGGGCGATACGCTGGCGCTGCCCGCCCGAAAGCCGCCCGCCCCCCGGCCCGACCGGCGTGTCGTAGCCCTGCGGCAGGGCCGCGATGAAATCATCCGCCGCGGCGGCATGGGCGGCCGCCACCACCTCGGCATCGCTCGCCCCGGGACGGCCCATGCGGATATTGGCGCCGACACTGGCGTCGAACAGCAGCGTGTCCTGGGCGACATAGCCGATCGCGTCACGCAGCGAGGCGAGCGAGACCTCGCGTAGATCCGCCCCGTCCAGCCGCACCGCGCCACGACTGACATCGTGCAGGCGGGGGATCAGCGCCAACGCGGTGGACTTGCCGGCGCCGGACGGCCCGACCAGCGCCACCGTCAGCCCCGGCTCGGCGACGAAGGACAGCCCGTGCAGCCCGGCCCGCCCGTCCGGGTAGAAGAAGCAGACGTCGTCGAATTCCAGCCGGCCGTTGCCGCGCGGCAGCGGCGGCGCGCCGGGGCGGTCGGCGATGCCGGGCGGCTCGTCGATCACGGCGAACACCCGCGCCAACCCCGCCAGCCCTTCCTGCAGCGCGGCATTGAGGTTGCCGAGCGCGCGCATCGGTCGCGAGGCGATCAGCAGGGCGGCGACAAAGCCGGCGAAGCCGCCGAGGGTAGTGCCACCGCCGGCAGCAGCGCGCCAGCCGGCGAAACCGAGCACCGCCGCCACCGCCAGCCCGCCCAGCATCTCCAGCAGCGGGTCGATGCGCGAGCGCGAGCGGGTCATGCTCATCAGCGCCCGGTAGAGCCGGTCGAAGGCATGCGCCGCCCGGGCCGTCTCCTGCTCCTCCAGCCGGTAGGCGCGCACGACGCGCGCCTGGGCGAAGCTCTCGTTGAGCAGCGTCGCGGTTTCCCCCGTGCGCTCCTGCATGCCGCCGGAGGTGCGGCGGATGCGCCGGCCGATGCGCTGCACCGGCACCGCCGCCACCGGCAGCGCCACCAGGGCGATGGCGCTCAGCAGCCAGTCGGCATAGATCATCCAGCCGACCAGCCCGACCACCGTGACCGCGTCGGCAAGGCCGTTGATGGCCCGGCCCAGCGCCTCGCGGATGGCGGCGGCATCGGTGGTGAAACGCGACGCCAGCGCCGCCGGCGCCTCGCGCTCCACCCGGGCCAGGTCGGCGCGGGACAGGTGCTGGAACATCCGCTCCTGCAGGCCGCGGATCACCAGCAGCACCACCTGGGTCATCAGCACGCTCTGCGCGTACCAGGCGACGGCGCGGACGGCGGTGATGCAGGCGACCAGGATCGGCACCTGGTACAGGATGCGGCCGTCGCGGCGCTCGAACATGCTGACGGCGGACTTGATGACTTCCGGATAGAGCGCCTGGGTCCCGGCCATCACCAGGGTCAGCAGCAGCACCACGCCGATCCTGGCGCGATACTGGCGGATATGTTCCCGCCAGAGCCGGCGCAACAGCGGCCAGGTGCGGTCGTCGGATGCCGGCGGCGCGGCGCGGGGGGAAACGTCCATGGCCCGGCCATGTATCAGCCACACCGTACCGTTACCAGTTGCTCCCGGCGCCCGCCGCCGTATATCCGCCCCTCAGTGAGGGGACCTTCCCTGATGTCAAATCAGATTCACGTGGTCGTCTATGTCGATCTCGATCTGGTCGGCGATGCCCTGACCAAGCTGCCGTTCCTGCGGGCCCTGCGGAATGCCTGGCCGGACGGCCATCTCACCTGGGTGGCCGGGCGCGGCGCCAGCGCGTTTGCCGGCCCGCTGCGTGGCCTGACCACCGGGCTGGTCGACCGCGTGCTGGAACGGACGGGCATCGGCCCGGAGCTGGCAGCGGTTCTGCGCACCACCAGGGCCGGGCCGCCGGACGTGCTGATCGACACCCAGTCGAAGCTGGGCACCAGCCTCGCGCTGCGGCGGGTGGGGGCGCGGCGGTTCATCTCGCCGGCCGCCGGGTTCCTGCTCTCCGATCGCCGTCCCTGGTTCCGGCGGGCCCCGCCGCAACTGGTGGCGCGGCTGCTGCGGCTGGTGGCCCTGGCCTCCGGCCGCCCCGCCGACCCCGACGGCGACCTGCCGCAGGCCCCGGCCACGGCGGAGCTCGCGGCACGGCTGCTGCCGGCGGGGGAACGCCATGTCGCGCTGGTCGTCGGCGCCGGTGGACGTCACAAGGCGTGGCCGGTGACGCATCACGTGGAACTGGCGCGGGCCCTGCAAGGGCGTGGCTTCACCCCGGCGATGATCCTTGGCCCCGACGAGGCGGACTGGCGGGCCGGGCTGGCCGCTGCCCTGCCGGGGGCACGTTTCCCGTTGCAGGATGCGACCGCGTCCGGCGCGACCACGGGACCAGACCTGACGATCGCCCTGGCCCGGCGCTGCGTCGCCGGGGTAGCGGCCGATTGCGGTGGCGGCCACATGCTCTCGGCCGCGCGCATCCCGCTGGTCTCCCTGTTCGGACCGACCGACCCGGCCAAGTTCGCACCGTGGACGCCCCGGCTGGTCGTGCTGCGCGGACAGGACTGGGGTGGACAGGCCACCGGCGACATCCCGGTCACGGCCGTGCTCGAAGCCGTGGAGAAACTGGCCGGCTGAACCGGCAACCCGTCAGCGGCGGGCCAGCTCGGCGAGGCACGCCTCGCGCGACGCGACGCAGCCGCCCTGCAGCCACCAGGCCCGCAGCGCGCGCAGCACGCGGCCGAGGTCAGGCCCCGGTTCCAGCCCCAGTGCGCGCAGGTCGCGCCCCTGCAGCGGAAACACCGGGCGGGGCATCGCCGCCAGCCTGCTGCGCAGCGACGCGGCGCGGCCGGCAAGCCAGGCGCGGCCGACCAGCACCTCGGCGGGGGTCTCGGCGAGGGCCCGGCGCAACTCCGGGTCCCCGGCCGCATCGCCGGGCACGTCCCCGCCCTGCAGCGCGACCAGCCGGTCGCGTTCGCCGGTGGCAAGCCGCAGCCGCGCGGCGAGCGCGGCGGCATCGCCTTCCAGCAACGCCGCCAGCCGCAGGATCGGGTCATCGGGCGCGCCCGCCGCCACCAGCCGCGCCAGCCGGGCGGGAACGGCGCCTTCCGGCAGCACCGCCCCCAGCACACCGGTTCGCTGCATCAGCGCGACTGCGCCGCACGGGTCGGGGGCGGCAAGGATGCGCTTCAGCTCCGTCCATACCCGCTCGGCGGATAGCCGGGCCATGCCAGGGACTGCGGCGGTGATCGCCGCCAGCGCCGCCGGATCGGGCTGGCCGGTGCCGTAGCGGGCATGGAAGCGGAAGAACCGCAGCACCCGCAGGTAGTC from Rhodovastum atsumiense harbors:
- a CDS encoding CCA tRNA nucleotidyltransferase, coding for MPAEPALRIASPPFLADPALRAVLAALPGARLVGGCVRDALAGRPVADIDLATPWPPGQVMAALAASGLKAVPTGIAHGTVTAVADHRGFEVTTLRRDVETDGRHAVVAYTDDWREDAARRDFTFNAMSMTPDGAVFDYFGGIGDLRAGVVRFVGDAATRLAEDYLRVLRFFRFHARYGTGQPDPAALAAITAAVPGMARLSAERVWTELKRILAAPDPCGAVALMQRTGVLGAVLPEGAVPARLARLVAAGAPDDPILRLAALLEGDAAALAARLRLATGERDRLVALQGGDVPGDAAGDPELRRALAETPAEVLVGRAWLAGRAASLRSRLAAMPRPVFPLQGRDLRALGLEPGPDLGRVLRALRAWWLQGGCVASREACLAELARR
- a CDS encoding glycosyltransferase family 9 protein: MSNQIHVVVYVDLDLVGDALTKLPFLRALRNAWPDGHLTWVAGRGASAFAGPLRGLTTGLVDRVLERTGIGPELAAVLRTTRAGPPDVLIDTQSKLGTSLALRRVGARRFISPAAGFLLSDRRPWFRRAPPQLVARLLRLVALASGRPADPDGDLPQAPATAELAARLLPAGERHVALVVGAGGRHKAWPVTHHVELARALQGRGFTPAMILGPDEADWRAGLAAALPGARFPLQDATASGATTGPDLTIALARRCVAGVAADCGGGHMLSAARIPLVSLFGPTDPAKFAPWTPRLVVLRGQDWGGQATGDIPVTAVLEAVEKLAG
- a CDS encoding ABC transporter ATP-binding protein; this encodes MDVSPRAAPPASDDRTWPLLRRLWREHIRQYRARIGVVLLLTLVMAGTQALYPEVIKSAVSMFERRDGRILYQVPILVACITAVRAVAWYAQSVLMTQVVLLVIRGLQERMFQHLSRADLARVEREAPAALASRFTTDAAAIREALGRAINGLADAVTVVGLVGWMIYADWLLSAIALVALPVAAVPVQRIGRRIRRTSGGMQERTGETATLLNESFAQARVVRAYRLEEQETARAAHAFDRLYRALMSMTRSRSRIDPLLEMLGGLAVAAVLGFAGWRAAAGGGTTLGGFAGFVAALLIASRPMRALGNLNAALQEGLAGLARVFAVIDEPPGIADRPGAPPLPRGNGRLEFDDVCFFYPDGRAGLHGLSFVAEPGLTVALVGPSGAGKSTALALIPRLHDVSRGAVRLDGADLREVSLASLRDAIGYVAQDTLLFDASVGANIRMGRPGASDAEVVAAAHAAAADDFIAALPQGYDTPVGPGGGRLSGGQRQRIALARALLRNPRVLLLDEATSALDSESESRVAEALARLRRGRTTIVVAHRLSTVRDADLVVVLAEGRAVEQGTHATLMERDGLYARLVRTQALALA